A stretch of Phoenix dactylifera cultivar Barhee BC4 chromosome 16, palm_55x_up_171113_PBpolish2nd_filt_p, whole genome shotgun sequence DNA encodes these proteins:
- the LOC103721964 gene encoding uncharacterized protein LOC103721964 encodes MGASQSKTSNQDASPMTGNQDASPMTGNQDASSMTSYQDASPMTGNQDASSMTSYQDASPMSLPSIGAEGDAMAVPRPPVMARPLRPAPPPERHPAFVGACFGAVCFCCVVDKCCCCWDSSVTPDTTMISVHR; translated from the exons ATGGGAGCCAGCCAGTCTAAGACGAGCAACCAGGATGCCTCTCCCATGACGGGCAACCAGGATGCCTCGCCCATGACGGGCAACCAGGATGCCTCTTCCATGACGAGCTACCAGGATGCCTCTCCCATGACGGGCAACCAGGATGCCTCTTCCATGACGAGCTACCAGGATGCCTCTCCCATGTCTCTCCCAAGTATAGGCGCCGAAGGCGATGCCATGGCAGTCCCAA GACCCCCTGTGATGGCACGACCTTTGCGTCCAGCTCCACCACCAGAAAGACATCCTGCTTTTGTTGGGGCATG TTTTGGTGCTGTCTGCTTCTGCTGCGTCGTCGACaagtgctgctgctgctgggaTTCGTCTGTCACACCTGACACAACGATGATCTCCGTTCACCGCTGA